From the genome of Candidatus Rokuibacteriota bacterium, one region includes:
- a CDS encoding MFS transporter — translation MASAAHFVHDGFSDILYVLLPVWSGELGLSFAQVGLLKTAYSGGMAGFQVPSSLLAERWGEARLLVAGTVLTALAYLAAGTAGGFAALLGCLLLGGLGSSVQHPLSSTLVSRAYESGPRRLALGTYNFSGDLGKVVVPAAVAFAATWMGWRGATRVYALVGVGAAALLLLGLAGLQVGGASPLRAERASATGPPASGWGIRDPRGFRALSAIHTIDNSTRTAFLTFLPFLLIAKGSTVPAVGLALMLAFAGGAAGKLACGALAERIGVIRTVVVTEAATGIGILLLLGLPLGACLAILPALGMALNGTSSVLYGSVADLVHADRRGRSYAVFYTVGIGASALSPFVYGLVSDWGGVTLTLGIVGTMVFATLPLTLALR, via the coding sequence CTGGCCTCGGCCGCGCACTTCGTCCACGACGGTTTCTCCGACATCCTGTACGTGCTACTCCCCGTCTGGAGCGGCGAGCTCGGCCTCTCCTTCGCCCAGGTGGGACTGCTCAAGACGGCCTACAGCGGCGGAATGGCCGGCTTCCAGGTCCCCTCGAGCCTCCTGGCCGAGCGCTGGGGCGAGGCGCGGCTGCTGGTGGCCGGCACGGTGCTGACGGCGCTCGCCTACCTGGCGGCGGGGACGGCGGGAGGCTTCGCGGCGCTTCTCGGCTGCCTGCTCCTCGGAGGCCTCGGCTCCTCCGTCCAGCACCCGCTGTCCTCGACGCTCGTATCGCGGGCCTACGAGAGCGGGCCGAGACGGCTGGCGCTCGGCACCTACAACTTCTCCGGCGATCTGGGCAAGGTCGTCGTGCCGGCGGCTGTGGCCTTCGCAGCTACGTGGATGGGCTGGCGCGGAGCCACGCGAGTCTATGCGCTCGTGGGAGTGGGCGCGGCGGCGCTACTCCTGCTGGGGCTTGCCGGCCTCCAGGTCGGTGGGGCCTCGCCGCTGCGTGCCGAGCGGGCAAGCGCCACCGGGCCGCCCGCCTCGGGGTGGGGCATCAGGGATCCACGCGGCTTCAGGGCGCTGTCGGCCATCCACACGATCGACAACTCCACGCGCACCGCCTTCCTCACCTTCCTCCCCTTCCTCCTGATCGCGAAGGGCTCGACGGTGCCGGCGGTGGGGCTGGCCCTCATGCTCGCCTTCGCGGGCGGGGCTGCCGGAAAGCTCGCCTGCGGCGCCCTGGCGGAGCGAATCGGCGTGATCCGCACCGTGGTGGTGACGGAGGCGGCGACGGGGATCGGCATCCTGCTGCTCCTGGGCCTGCCGCTCGGCGCCTGCCTCGCGATCCTCCCGGCGCTGGGGATGGCCCTCAACGGCACCTCGTCGGTGCTCTACGGGAGCGTGGCGGACCTCGTGCACGCCGACCGGCGCGGCCGGAGTTACGCGGTCTTCTACACGGTCGGCATCGGGGCCTCGGCCCTGTCCCCGTTCGTCTACGGTCTCGTGAGCGACTGGGGCGGCGTCACCCTCACGCTGGGGATCGTCGGCACCATGGTCTTTGCCACGCTGCCGCTCACCCTCGCCCTCCGGTAG
- a CDS encoding carbon monoxide dehydrogenase subunit G yields the protein MKLEGTTDIAAPRERVWAAFLDPVVLAQAMPGCDQLEAIGPGEYRAIMKVGVGAIKGTFEGKVCLTDLDPPTRYRMTVDGKGGPGFVRGQAAMELSDVEGGTRVHYSADVQVGGLIASVGQRMLGGVSKLMLDQFFGKMTAILVAQP from the coding sequence ATGAAGCTCGAGGGAACGACCGACATCGCGGCGCCCCGCGAGCGGGTGTGGGCGGCCTTCCTGGACCCGGTCGTGCTCGCGCAGGCCATGCCGGGCTGCGACCAGCTCGAGGCCATCGGGCCCGGCGAGTACCGCGCCATCATGAAGGTCGGCGTGGGCGCCATCAAGGGCACCTTCGAGGGGAAGGTGTGCCTGACCGACCTGGACCCGCCGACCCGCTACCGCATGACCGTCGACGGCAAGGGTGGCCCGGGCTTCGTCCGCGGCCAGGCCGCCATGGAGCTGTCGGACGTGGAAGGCGGCACCCGGGTCCACTACAGCGCGGACGTTCAGGTCGGCGGCCTCATCGCCAGCGTGGGCCAGCGGATGCTGGGCGGCGTGTCCAAGCTCATGCTGGACCAGTTCTTCGGCAAGATGACCGCCATTCTCGTCGCCCAGCCCTGA
- a CDS encoding pyridoxal phosphate-dependent aminotransferase produces MLADRLKTLASSPTLAMQARAKAMRAQGINVISFGAGEPDFDTPARIKEAAIRALQGGQTKYTEVGGIPELRAAVCHKLKRDQGLDYAPDEVVVSCGAKHTLYNIVMALVNPGDEVLIPSPYWVSYPEQVRLLGGAPVAVPTPESTGFDLDPAELRRAVTPRTKLIVLDSPGNPTGAVFSPEALREVAQLAVERNLWVVSDECYEALTYEGRHVSIATLSPEVKARTLVVNTCSKAYAMTGWRIGYAAGPKAIIKAMTDVQSQVTSNPTSIAQWAAVEALAGPQDEVAKMVGEFDRRRRVIVEGLNAVPGVSCVMPKGAFYAFPNVSGLFGRRHKGGVLHGSAGVCAFLLDEARIATVAGVDFGSDAHIRLSYATGLETIKEGLVRMDAAVRSLEG; encoded by the coding sequence ATGCTCGCCGATCGCCTGAAGACGCTCGCTTCTTCTCCCACGCTCGCCATGCAGGCCCGGGCCAAGGCCATGCGCGCTCAGGGGATCAACGTGATCTCGTTCGGCGCCGGCGAGCCGGACTTCGACACTCCGGCGCGCATCAAGGAGGCGGCCATCCGGGCGCTCCAGGGCGGCCAGACCAAGTACACGGAGGTGGGCGGGATCCCCGAGCTGCGCGCGGCCGTCTGCCACAAGCTCAAGCGCGATCAGGGGCTCGATTACGCGCCTGATGAGGTCGTGGTCTCCTGCGGGGCGAAGCACACCCTCTACAACATCGTCATGGCGCTGGTGAACCCTGGAGACGAGGTGCTGATCCCGAGCCCGTACTGGGTCTCCTATCCCGAGCAGGTCCGCCTGCTGGGCGGCGCCCCGGTCGCGGTGCCAACCCCCGAGTCCACGGGCTTCGATCTCGACCCGGCCGAGCTGCGCCGGGCCGTGACGCCGCGGACGAAGCTGATCGTCCTGGACAGTCCCGGCAACCCCACCGGGGCCGTGTTTTCGCCCGAGGCCCTCCGGGAGGTGGCCCAGCTGGCCGTCGAGCGGAACCTCTGGGTCGTCTCGGACGAGTGCTACGAGGCGCTGACCTACGAGGGCCGCCACGTCTCCATCGCCACGCTCTCGCCCGAGGTCAAGGCGCGCACGCTGGTGGTCAACACGTGCTCCAAGGCCTATGCCATGACGGGCTGGCGCATCGGCTATGCGGCGGGCCCGAAGGCCATCATCAAGGCGATGACCGACGTGCAGAGCCAGGTGACCTCCAACCCCACGTCCATCGCCCAGTGGGCCGCCGTGGAGGCCCTCGCGGGGCCCCAGGACGAGGTGGCGAAGATGGTGGGCGAGTTCGACCGACGCCGGCGCGTCATCGTGGAAGGCCTCAACGCCGTGCCCGGCGTCTCCTGCGTGATGCCGAAGGGCGCCTTCTACGCCTTCCCCAACGTCTCTGGGCTCTTCGGCCGACGCCACAAGGGGGGCGTGCTCCACGGGTCGGCGGGCGTCTGCGCCTTCCTGCTGGACGAGGCGCGCATCGCCACCGTCGCGGGCGTGGACTTCGGCTCCGACGCCCACATCCGCCTCTCCTATGCGACGGGCCTCGAGACCATCAAGGAGGGGCTCGTACGCATGGACGCCGCCGTCCGATCGCTCGAGGGATGA
- the coaD gene encoding pantetheine-phosphate adenylyltransferase, whose amino-acid sequence MGKRAVYPGMFDPIHNGHLDLIERSLRIFDELIVAVVANPAKEPLFTVKERLELIDEATHGLSFMRITSFDGLLIDLVHREQADCIVRGIRAVSDFEYEFQMALMNRKLRSTVETVFMMPHERYTYISSRLIKEVASLGAPVTGLVPPLVEERMMEKFSRT is encoded by the coding sequence GTGGGCAAGCGCGCCGTCTATCCGGGCATGTTCGATCCGATCCACAATGGGCACCTGGATCTCATCGAGCGGAGCCTGCGCATCTTCGACGAGCTGATCGTCGCGGTGGTGGCCAATCCCGCCAAGGAGCCGCTCTTCACCGTGAAGGAGCGCCTGGAGCTCATCGACGAGGCCACCCACGGGCTGTCCTTCATGCGCATCACCTCCTTCGACGGCCTCCTCATCGACCTGGTGCACCGGGAGCAGGCCGACTGCATCGTCCGGGGGATCCGCGCGGTGTCGGACTTCGAGTACGAGTTCCAGATGGCGCTCATGAACCGCAAGCTGCGCAGCACCGTCGAGACCGTCTTCATGATGCCCCACGAGCGGTACACCTACATCTCGTCCCGCCTCATCAAGGAAGTCGCTTCCCTGGGCGCTCCGGTCACGGGCCTGGTCCCGCCTCTGGTCGAGGAGCGCATGATGGAGAAGTTCTCCAGAACGTAG
- the rsmD gene encoding 16S rRNA (guanine(966)-N(2))-methyltransferase RsmD, translating to MRVLAGDLKGRRLTTPAGRTTRPTSDQVRIACLDTLMPYLAGGPFLDLFAGAGGVGIEALSRGAPSAVFVEQEVRALRALRENVERLGLSGRARVLRTDGARALERLAEAGARFAVVFLDPPYDSPRARPALERLAEGSCLLPGAVVVLQHATKSPPPSALGALAPWKARRFGETTLTFFRSPA from the coding sequence ATGCGAGTGCTCGCGGGCGACCTCAAGGGCCGCCGGCTCACGACGCCCGCGGGGCGGACGACGCGCCCCACGTCGGACCAGGTGCGGATCGCCTGCCTCGACACGCTCATGCCGTACCTGGCGGGTGGCCCGTTCCTCGATCTCTTCGCGGGGGCGGGAGGGGTGGGGATCGAGGCCCTGTCGCGAGGGGCGCCCTCGGCGGTCTTCGTCGAGCAGGAGGTGCGCGCCCTCCGGGCGCTTCGCGAGAACGTCGAGCGCCTGGGTCTGTCCGGGCGCGCGCGTGTGCTCCGCACGGATGGCGCGCGCGCGCTCGAGCGTCTGGCGGAGGCGGGCGCGCGCTTCGCCGTGGTCTTCCTCGACCCGCCCTACGATTCGCCGCGCGCCCGTCCGGCCCTCGAGCGCCTCGCCGAGGGGAGCTGTCTGCTCCCCGGCGCGGTGGTGGTGCTCCAGCACGCGACCAAGTCGCCGCCGCCGTCCGCGCTCGGCGCGCTGGCCCCGTGGAAGGCGCGCCGGTTCGGGGAGACGACCTTGACTTTCTTCCGAAGCCCCGCGTAA
- the recG gene encoding ATP-dependent DNA helicase RecG, protein MRLDTPLQYLKGVGPQRARLLGKLGLETVGDALLHLPSRHEDRSRLAPLGSASVGQTLTCSGTIAAISPPPRGRSRAPLFVTLRDASGHLNTLWWGRAYLERIFKRGQHLIVHGTVRRGRGRPLELHVGDYELVEDGDDETLHTGRLVPVYPATLGLAQRPLRALMKRLVDACAAGVPEPLPDSIRLRHGLEPLGRALAQGHFPETEATLATARRRLVFDDLFLLELGLAIRRHREGRRPGLAMKPPGVLARRLLGSLPYRLTGAQERVWTEVRTDMAQAFPMNRLLQGDVGSGKTVIACLAILTAIEAGFQGALMAPTEILAEQHWRTVSGLLGPLGIRVTLLTNATRGKPRQALLAALEAGETGCLVGTHALVQEGVSFKRLGLAVVDEQHRFGVLQRATLRGKGQSPDVLVMTATPIPRTLALTVYGDLDVSVLDEMPPGRQRVGTAIRDETERTRVYAFLRREMQARRQIYVVYPLVEESEATDLRAATEMAGRLQQEIFPEFRVGLLHGRMSAAEKDRVMAEFRAGAIHLLVSTTVIEVGIDVPNASAMVVEHAERFGLSQLHQLRGRVGRGPWKSYCALMSQGASEDARRRLQAMVATNDGFRIAEADLELRGPGDFFGTRQSGLPEFRVADLLRDAGMLEEARKEAFALVAADPHLLRPEHRALRAALLARWRGKLDLASVG, encoded by the coding sequence GTGCGGCTCGACACGCCGCTCCAGTACCTCAAGGGTGTCGGCCCCCAGCGTGCCCGACTGCTGGGCAAGCTCGGGCTCGAGACCGTGGGCGATGCGCTCCTGCACCTGCCGTCGCGTCACGAGGACCGGAGCCGGTTGGCGCCGCTCGGGAGCGCCAGCGTGGGACAGACGCTGACCTGCTCCGGCACCATCGCCGCAATCAGCCCGCCGCCCCGGGGCCGCTCGCGCGCACCGCTCTTCGTCACGCTCCGGGACGCCAGCGGCCATCTCAACACCCTCTGGTGGGGCCGCGCCTACCTCGAGCGGATCTTCAAGCGGGGCCAGCACCTGATCGTTCACGGCACCGTGAGGCGGGGGCGCGGACGGCCGCTCGAGCTCCATGTCGGCGACTACGAGCTCGTCGAGGACGGTGACGACGAGACGCTGCACACCGGGCGGCTCGTTCCCGTGTATCCGGCGACACTGGGGCTGGCCCAGCGTCCGCTCCGGGCGCTGATGAAGCGCCTGGTGGATGCTTGCGCCGCGGGCGTGCCCGAGCCGTTGCCCGACTCGATCCGGCTGCGCCACGGGCTCGAGCCCCTGGGACGGGCGCTCGCCCAGGGGCATTTCCCCGAGACCGAAGCGACGCTGGCGACGGCACGTCGGCGGCTGGTATTCGACGATCTCTTCCTGCTGGAGCTGGGCCTCGCCATCCGACGCCACCGGGAGGGCCGCCGCCCCGGCCTGGCGATGAAGCCGCCCGGCGTGCTGGCCCGGCGGCTGCTCGGCTCGCTGCCGTACCGGCTGACGGGGGCCCAGGAGCGGGTGTGGACGGAGGTCCGCACGGACATGGCGCAGGCGTTCCCCATGAACCGGCTCCTCCAGGGGGATGTGGGCTCGGGGAAGACGGTGATCGCCTGCCTGGCCATCCTCACCGCCATCGAGGCCGGCTTCCAGGGGGCGCTCATGGCGCCTACCGAGATCCTGGCCGAGCAGCACTGGCGCACGGTATCGGGGCTGCTCGGCCCCCTCGGGATCCGGGTGACGCTGCTGACGAACGCGACGCGCGGCAAGCCGCGCCAGGCGCTGCTCGCCGCGCTGGAGGCGGGCGAGACAGGCTGCCTCGTCGGCACCCACGCGCTCGTGCAGGAAGGGGTGAGCTTCAAGCGGCTGGGGCTGGCGGTGGTGGACGAACAGCATCGCTTCGGCGTGCTGCAGCGGGCGACGCTCCGCGGGAAGGGACAGAGCCCGGACGTGCTCGTCATGACGGCCACGCCGATCCCGCGCACGCTGGCGCTGACGGTCTATGGCGACCTCGACGTGTCTGTCCTGGACGAGATGCCGCCCGGGCGGCAGCGGGTCGGGACGGCCATCCGCGACGAGACGGAACGTACGAGGGTCTACGCCTTCCTGCGCCGGGAGATGCAGGCCCGGCGGCAGATCTACGTCGTCTACCCGCTGGTCGAGGAGTCCGAGGCCACGGACCTCCGCGCCGCCACCGAGATGGCCGGACGCCTCCAGCAGGAGATCTTCCCCGAGTTCAGGGTCGGGCTGCTCCACGGGCGGATGAGCGCGGCCGAGAAGGATCGGGTGATGGCGGAGTTCAGGGCCGGCGCCATCCACCTCCTCGTGTCCACGACGGTGATCGAGGTGGGCATCGACGTCCCGAACGCCTCGGCGATGGTGGTGGAGCACGCCGAGCGCTTCGGTCTCTCCCAGCTCCACCAGCTCCGCGGCCGCGTCGGGCGCGGGCCCTGGAAGAGCTACTGCGCCCTCATGAGCCAGGGGGCCTCCGAGGACGCGAGGCGCCGGCTCCAGGCGATGGTCGCCACCAACGACGGCTTCCGCATCGCCGAGGCCGACCTCGAGCTCCGTGGCCCCGGCGACTTCTTCGGCACCCGCCAGTCAGGGCTGCCCGAGTTCCGGGTGGCCGATCTCCTCCGCGACGCCGGCATGCTCGAGGAGGCACGCAAAGAGGCCTTCGCGCTGGTGGCCGCCGACCCGCATCTCCTCCGCCCCGAGCACCGGGCCCTGCGTGCCGCGTTGCTGGCGCGCTGGCGCGGCAAGCTCGACCTGGCCAGTGTCGGGTAA
- a CDS encoding 50S ribosomal protein L28 has translation MAQRCDVCGKGPAVGHRISHAHNVTTRRWLANLVSMRAKIGGSVKRVRVCTRCLKAGKVTKVV, from the coding sequence ATGGCTCAGCGCTGCGACGTCTGCGGGAAGGGTCCCGCCGTCGGCCACCGCATCAGTCACGCCCACAATGTCACCACCCGTCGCTGGCTCGCCAACCTGGTGTCCATGCGGGCGAAGATCGGCGGGAGTGTGAAGCGCGTCCGCGTCTGCACACGGTGCCTGAAGGCCGGAAAGGTCACGAAAGTCGTGTAG
- a CDS encoding metallopeptidase family protein, producing the protein MTRAAFERLVASALRKLPRPFREKMANIAVVVEDWADDDTLQEMGIAPPDTLYGLYRGVDLTHRDASYGNVLPDTIHIYQGPIEEDCADREEMADLVRDVVIHEVGHYFGLDDETMDDIEEAF; encoded by the coding sequence ATGACCCGCGCCGCGTTCGAGAGGTTGGTGGCCTCCGCCCTCCGCAAGCTCCCGCGCCCCTTCCGCGAGAAGATGGCCAACATCGCCGTGGTGGTCGAGGACTGGGCCGACGACGACACCCTGCAGGAGATGGGCATTGCCCCGCCGGACACCCTCTACGGGCTCTACCGGGGCGTGGACCTCACCCACCGTGACGCCTCCTACGGCAATGTCCTGCCCGACACCATCCACATCTACCAGGGCCCCATCGAGGAGGACTGCGCCGACCGGGAGGAGATGGCCGACCTGGTGCGGGACGTCGTGATCCACGAGGTCGGGCACTACTTCGGGCTGGACGACGAGACCATGGACGACATCGAAGAGGCCTTCTAG
- a CDS encoding bifunctional (p)ppGpp synthetase/guanosine-3',5'-bis(diphosphate) 3'-pyrophosphohydrolase — translation MTALERLIEEIPKYQPGADLDLVTRAYRFSEQSHRGQQRASGEPYLSHPLEVAGLLVAFKMDVTTVTAGLLHDVLEDTQTTKPELEREFGHEIADLVDGVSKIGKLAFSSREERQAENFRKMLVAMARDLRVLMIKLADRLHNMRTLGYLPPDKARKVAQETLDIYAPLAHRLGMAKVKAELEDLALRALNPEDYQDLMRRVAKRRLEREDEINQVIAFLQQKLGEVGIEARISGRPKHFYSIWKKMHEGGREFDEIYDLTAVRVIVKSVRDCYGALGVIHSLWKPVPGRFKDFIAMPKVNMYQSLHTTVIGPKGDPVEIQIRTWDMHRIAEEGIAAHWLYKEKRSERDRFDDAFTWLRQLMESQSEVKDPQEFMDSVRLDLFPDEVYVFTPKGDVKALPEGSTPIDFAYTVHTDVGNHCVGAKVNGKLVPLRYTLRQGDIVEVITSPAQHPSRDWLKIVKSNRARAKINQWLKTEERTRSLALGRELFEREAKKFRLSPAALLASDEMRRLITELGFPTPDDLLASMGYGKTSVQQVLGKLAPAAVHDAERREEPRAQKPAKRADGAVRIRGVDDLLVRFGKCCSPVPGDGIVGFITRGRGLTVHARDCLTVVKNVLDRERLVAVEWEDGSPTKRPVGIAVHIGRDRPGLLAEITTAISSRQGNITKADIVVTEDRKGINHFVVEVDDLRQLQAIMQAIREVRDVINVERVRGL, via the coding sequence TTGACCGCGCTTGAGAGGCTGATCGAGGAGATCCCGAAGTACCAGCCAGGGGCCGACCTGGACCTGGTCACCCGCGCCTACCGCTTCTCGGAGCAGTCCCACAGGGGGCAGCAGCGGGCCTCCGGGGAGCCGTACCTCTCTCATCCCCTCGAAGTCGCTGGGCTCCTGGTCGCCTTCAAGATGGACGTGACCACCGTGACAGCGGGCCTGCTCCACGACGTCCTGGAGGACACCCAGACCACCAAGCCGGAGCTCGAGCGGGAGTTCGGCCACGAGATCGCCGACCTGGTGGACGGCGTCAGCAAGATCGGCAAGCTGGCCTTCTCCTCGCGCGAGGAGCGCCAGGCCGAGAACTTCCGCAAGATGCTGGTCGCCATGGCCCGCGACCTGCGCGTCCTGATGATCAAGCTCGCGGACCGGCTCCACAACATGCGCACCCTCGGCTACCTGCCGCCCGACAAGGCGCGGAAGGTCGCCCAGGAGACGCTCGACATCTATGCCCCGCTGGCCCACCGGCTCGGCATGGCCAAGGTGAAGGCCGAGCTGGAGGACCTGGCGCTCCGGGCGCTCAACCCGGAGGACTACCAGGATCTCATGCGGCGGGTGGCCAAGCGCCGCCTCGAGCGCGAGGACGAGATCAACCAGGTCATCGCCTTCCTCCAGCAGAAGCTCGGGGAGGTGGGCATCGAGGCGCGAATCAGCGGCCGGCCCAAGCACTTCTACTCCATCTGGAAGAAGATGCACGAGGGCGGGCGCGAGTTCGACGAGATCTACGACCTGACCGCCGTCCGCGTCATCGTCAAGAGCGTGCGCGACTGCTACGGCGCGCTCGGCGTGATCCACTCCCTCTGGAAACCCGTGCCGGGCCGCTTCAAGGACTTCATCGCGATGCCCAAGGTCAACATGTACCAGTCCCTGCACACGACGGTGATCGGCCCCAAGGGGGATCCGGTGGAGATCCAGATCCGGACGTGGGACATGCACCGGATCGCGGAGGAGGGCATCGCCGCCCACTGGCTGTACAAGGAGAAGCGGAGCGAGCGCGACCGGTTCGACGACGCCTTCACGTGGCTCCGCCAGCTCATGGAGTCGCAGAGCGAGGTCAAGGATCCGCAGGAGTTCATGGATTCCGTGCGACTCGACCTCTTTCCCGACGAGGTCTACGTCTTCACCCCCAAGGGGGACGTCAAGGCGCTCCCCGAGGGCTCCACCCCCATCGACTTCGCCTACACCGTCCACACCGACGTGGGGAATCACTGCGTCGGCGCCAAGGTGAACGGCAAGCTGGTCCCCCTCCGTTACACGCTCCGGCAGGGGGACATCGTCGAGGTGATCACCTCGCCCGCCCAGCACCCGAGCCGGGACTGGCTCAAGATCGTCAAGTCCAACCGGGCGCGGGCCAAGATCAACCAGTGGCTCAAGACCGAGGAGCGCACCCGTTCCCTGGCGCTCGGGCGCGAGCTCTTCGAGCGGGAGGCCAAGAAGTTCCGCCTGTCGCCCGCCGCGCTGCTCGCCTCGGACGAGATGCGGCGGCTGATCACCGAGCTGGGATTCCCCACCCCGGACGACTTGCTGGCCTCCATGGGCTACGGCAAGACCTCCGTCCAGCAGGTGCTGGGCAAGCTCGCCCCGGCGGCCGTGCACGACGCCGAGAGGCGCGAGGAGCCGCGCGCCCAGAAGCCGGCGAAGCGGGCCGACGGCGCAGTCCGCATCCGGGGCGTGGACGACCTCCTGGTACGCTTCGGCAAGTGCTGCTCGCCGGTGCCGGGCGACGGCATCGTGGGCTTCATCACCCGCGGGCGCGGGCTCACGGTGCACGCCCGCGACTGCCTGACCGTGGTGAAGAACGTGCTCGACCGGGAGCGCCTCGTGGCCGTGGAGTGGGAGGACGGCTCGCCGACCAAGCGGCCCGTGGGGATCGCCGTCCACATCGGCCGGGACCGCCCCGGGCTCCTGGCGGAGATCACCACGGCGATCTCCTCGCGCCAGGGGAACATCACGAAGGCCGACATCGTCGTGACCGAGGACCGCAAGGGCATCAACCACTTCGTGGTCGAGGTCGACGACCTCCGCCAGCTGCAGGCTATCATGCAGGCCATCCGCGAGGTGAGGGACGTCATCAATGTGGAGCGGGTCCGCGGCCTGTAG
- the secF gene encoding protein translocase subunit SecF: MFQIFVDPRFDFIGKRRWAYLASVVFILIGLGSMVAKGGLRYGIDFSGGTLIQVRFERAVPVERIRTSLERIQMGESVIQEFGDPREFILRLPLAETSAEAVTRRVQEALAADQALGKAEIRRVEFVGPQVGRDLQVQALYAVLWSMAGILIYVAIRFDLKGGFASIAAIVHDVLVCLGAMSLTNRELSLPLLAGLLTIIGYSVNDTIVAYDRVRENRGKGLRKGQPFANQINAAINQTLSRTVLTALTTFFSTVVLYLFGGKVLEDLAFVLTVGVITGTYSTVYIAGSLIVDWTGWMEGRWRARKKLVAKA; this comes from the coding sequence ATGTTCCAGATCTTCGTCGATCCGCGGTTCGACTTCATCGGCAAGCGGCGCTGGGCCTACCTGGCCTCCGTGGTGTTCATCCTCATCGGGCTGGGCTCCATGGTGGCCAAGGGCGGCCTCCGCTACGGCATCGACTTCTCCGGCGGCACCCTCATCCAGGTGCGCTTCGAGCGGGCCGTGCCCGTGGAGCGGATCCGCACGAGCCTCGAGCGGATCCAGATGGGCGAGAGCGTCATCCAGGAGTTCGGCGATCCCCGCGAGTTCATCCTGCGCCTCCCCCTGGCCGAGACCTCCGCCGAGGCGGTGACGCGCCGGGTGCAGGAGGCGCTGGCCGCCGACCAGGCGCTCGGCAAGGCCGAGATCCGGCGGGTCGAGTTCGTGGGCCCGCAGGTGGGGCGCGACCTGCAGGTGCAGGCGCTCTACGCCGTGCTCTGGAGCATGGCCGGCATCCTGATCTACGTCGCCATCCGCTTCGACCTCAAGGGCGGGTTCGCGTCCATCGCGGCCATCGTCCACGACGTGCTGGTCTGCCTGGGCGCCATGTCGCTGACCAACCGCGAGCTGTCGCTGCCCTTGCTGGCCGGCCTGCTCACGATCATCGGGTATTCCGTCAATGACACCATCGTGGCCTATGACCGGGTCCGGGAGAACCGGGGCAAGGGGCTGCGCAAGGGCCAGCCCTTCGCCAACCAGATCAACGCCGCGATCAACCAGACGCTCTCGCGCACCGTGCTCACCGCCCTGACCACGTTCTTCTCGACGGTCGTGCTGTACCTCTTCGGGGGCAAGGTGCTGGAAGATCTGGCCTTCGTCCTCACGGTGGGGGTCATCACCGGGACTTACTCCACCGTCTACATCGCCGGCTCCCTCATCGTGGACTGGACAGGGTGGATGGAGGGACGCTGGCGGGCGAGGAAGAAACTCGTAGCAAAAGCCTGA